Below is a window of Nitrospirota bacterium DNA.
CCTGAGCCGGATGCGCTCGGCGATTCGCAATGCCCCGTCCAGACTACACTCCACCAGACCGATCGCGAACTCTTCTCCCCCATACCGCCCGACAATGTCAGGCGGACGCACTTGCGCCTTTGCGATCCCGACAATCCGCTGCAGCACCTTGTCGCCGAACGCATGGCCGTACCGATCATTGATCTCTTTGAAATGATCGATGTCGAGAAACAAGAACGCGAAAGG
It encodes the following:
- a CDS encoding GGDEF domain-containing protein, with amino-acid sequence PFAFLFLDIDHFKEINDRYGHAFGDKVLQRIVGIAKAQVRPPDIVGRYGGEEFAIGLVECSLDGALRIAERIRLRIAEASMVWEQNVASVTVSIGIAMLTPEVDQVESLIDRADRALYEAKAKGRNRVEVFMGAPA